Part of the Pseudomonas baltica genome is shown below.
TCTGGCGGTGGATGGGGTAAAAGCCGTTCACGATCTCCACGTGTGGTCGGTGACCAGCGCGAAAAACGTGATGAGCGTACACGTGGTGATAGCCGCCAGTGCCGCCGATGGCCAAGAGATTCTGGGCAAGGTCACCGAATCCGTCAGCCATAGTTTCGAGATCGGTCACTGCACCATCCAGCTTGAACATGACGGCTTTCATGCCGCAGAGCACGGCGAAGAAGGCCACCACCATTGATGGTGTGCCTGCGGCGTCCAACGCCGCAGGCGACGGTCACGCCTCTAGACCGCGTCCTCGAATTTCGCGCCGTAAGACTGGCTTCTCGGCTTGGCGCCTAGGGGCGCTCGATCACAGCGTGTGATGTTCACCGTTGCCGGCAAACACCAGAAACTCTTCCGCGAACCTTTGCACCAACCCTTGTCGCGGTGCATTTTCCGAGCGAATCACCAGAAACCCGGTATCCACTCGCACGCTCAGAGGCTTGCTGACCACGCCCCGGCCAATGAATTGCTGCGCCGTGGGCGGGTCGACGATGCTCACTCCCAGCCCCTGCGCAACCAGTGCGCACGCGGTGTAGGACAAACCGGTTTCCAGATGGGCCAGCCGCGGTACCTCGGCAAGCGCCAAGGTCACACCGGCCGCGAATAGCGAACCAGGCGCCACGGCGATCACGCACTCACCGCTGAGATCTGCAGGCTCTACCACGGCGACCCCCGCCAGTCGATGCTCGGCGGGTACCACGACCACCGCATCCATGGGCACCGCCTGGATATTCAGCCCATGACGGTTCAGCGGCCCCTCCGCATAACCGATATCCGCCTGCCCGGATGCCACCATTTCCGCCACCAGATGGGATGGCACCCCCAGCAGGCTGACCTGCAGCTCCGGCCGGGGCGCCAGGAAGCGGGCGAGAAACACCGGCAACAGGGTGTTGGCCACCGCCGGCATTGCCGCGATACGCAGCGACCCCGCGGTCTGTTCATCGATGCCACGGGCGACGCGGGCTATGCGCTCCAGGCCGATAAAAGATCGCTCGATCTCGGGAATCAATGCACTGGCCTGCGCGGTTGGCTGCAACTGATTGCCGCGACGCTCGAACAGGGCGAAACCCAAGGCCTCTTCCATATCCCGCACCAGCCGTGTGACCGCCGGCTGCGTGACAGACATGAGATGAGCCCCGCTGGTCATGCTGCCGGTGCGCATCACCGCGCGAAACGCTTCGACCTGACGAAGAGTGAGCCGCATGCATCCTCCATAACATCCATTCATTCTGAATCAAGATAAATTGATTATGGATTATGCCTGCGCCATGAGAGATTCACTCCAGATTATTTCGAGATGGCGCCATGAGCGTCACCCAGGCGGCAACTGCGGTTTTTCTATCTGCCCTTGATCAAGCGGTCCTCCACCAGGGGCACTCCATGACGTTTTGGCAAACGATGGGTTTTGGCGAGCAAGGCTGGGCGGCCGACATGTTATTGGCGACGCTCATGACCTGTGCCATCACCTTTTGCGGATTCGCCTGCGGCGGCCTGATCGGGGGCGTCGGATGCTGGGCAAAACGCTCGCGATTCAGATCACTGCGGGCGCTGGCCGACCTCTATACCACCGTGCTGCGCGGCGTCCCGGATCTGCTGATCATCTACCTGTTCTATTTCGGCAGCAGCATGGTGTTGACCCAGGCGGCTCGTGAACTGGGGGTGGAAAGCTTCGTCGGCTTACCGCCCTTTCTAGTGGGCGTGGTGGCGATCGCCGTGGTGTCGGGTGCCTATCAGATCGAAGTCCTGCGCGGCGCCATGGGCTGCGTACCGCGCGGCACCCTTGAGGCGGGACGTGCGCTGGGGTTGGACGGTGCCAGGTTGTTGCTGCTGGTCATCGCCCCGCAGGCGTTGCGATTCGCCCTGCCGGGGCTGGCCAATGTCTGGTTGCTGGTGCTCAAGGAGTCGGCCCTGATCAGCGTGGTGGGTATGGTCGAGTTGATGCGCCAGGCGCAGATCGGCGCGGGCGCGACGCACCAGCCCTTTTGGTTCTACGGCACTGCGGGCGCGCTGTATCTGCTGGTCAGTGTCAGCAGCAGCCAATGCCTGGGCCGCCTGGAACGGCGGCTGGCGCTGCCATCTGGGGGCCAGTGATGGATGGGTCGTTCATGCTCGACTGCTTCCTGCAACTGCTCAAGGGGTTGCCCCTGACCCTCAGGCTGGCCGCGTGCGCCTGCCTGGCGGGCTTTGCCCTGGCCTGGCTGCTTTGCGCCATGCGCCTTTCGGGCAAGCGCTGGCTGGACGTCCCGGCATGGTTGTTGGTTGAAGTGTTCCGTGGCACGCCCTTG
Proteins encoded:
- a CDS encoding LysR substrate-binding domain-containing protein yields the protein MRLTLRQVEAFRAVMRTGSMTSGAHLMSVTQPAVTRLVRDMEEALGFALFERRGNQLQPTAQASALIPEIERSFIGLERIARVARGIDEQTAGSLRIAAMPAVANTLLPVFLARFLAPRPELQVSLLGVPSHLVAEMVASGQADIGYAEGPLNRHGLNIQAVPMDAVVVVPAEHRLAGVAVVEPADLSGECVIAVAPGSLFAAGVTLALAEVPRLAHLETGLSYTACALVAQGLGVSIVDPPTAQQFIGRGVVSKPLSVRVDTGFLVIRSENAPRQGLVQRFAEEFLVFAGNGEHHTL
- a CDS encoding ABC transporter permease subunit; this encodes MTFWQTMGFGEQGWAADMLLATLMTCAITFCGFACGGLIGGVGCWAKRSRFRSLRALADLYTTVLRGVPDLLIIYLFYFGSSMVLTQAARELGVESFVGLPPFLVGVVAIAVVSGAYQIEVLRGAMGCVPRGTLEAGRALGLDGARLLLLVIAPQALRFALPGLANVWLLVLKESALISVVGMVELMRQAQIGAGATHQPFWFYGTAGALYLLVSVSSSQCLGRLERRLALPSGGQ